One Cupriavidus pauculus genomic window, TGCCCAGCAGCGTCATCGTGCGCGACTGGCGCACCACGCCGAGCTTCGCGTCGATGGTATCGGGGTCGATGGTATCGGGCGCCTCACCCATGAGGCCGAGCATCACGCCCTTGTCGGTGCCGTGGCCCTTGCCGGTGGCGCCGAGCGAGCCGTAGAGTTCCACGCGCACGGCGGCCACCTGGGGCAGCAGGCCATCGCGCTCCAGCCCCTGCGCGAACATCAGCGCGGCGCGCATCGGGCCCACGGTATGCGAGCTCGACGGGCCGATGCCCACCTTGAACAGATCGAAAACGCTGACAGCCACGGTATGTCTCCATTACTGCGATGTGCCGGGATCGCGCCACAGGGCGTCCAGCTTTCGCTCGTTCGAGGGCGATTCCTCGTGCCGCATCACGCTGACGGTGCCGTCGGTCTCGAGAATCGCGAAGCGCACCTGCTCGAGGCGTTCGCAGCCCGCGCGGCGCAGGATCTTCTGCAACTCGTGCGAGCTGATGCGCTCGCGCCGCATCACGGCGTCGCTGATCTTGCCGTCATGAATCAGGATCTGCGGCTTGCCATCCACGAGCGATTCGATTCGCCGGTTGCGCCAGGTGAAGTAGCCCAGCGCCGCATCGGCGCCGAACAGTGTCAGGGCCAGGATCAGCCCCGCGGCCACCGAATTGTCGCCGGCGTTCATCGCGTTCTGCACGGCGTTGGAGATGATCAGCAGCAGGACCAGATCGAATGGCGTGAGCTGGCCGGTCTGCCGCTTGCCGCACAGCCGCATGAGGATAAGCAGCGCGCCGTAGACGATCAGGCCGCGCAGTACGAATTCCCACCAGGGCGCTTCGAGATGCCACATGAAAGAGGTCTCCGCTCAGAACGCGCCGCGATCGTGGGCGCGCTCCGAGCATAGCGCGTTGGCAGCACCGGTGGGTGTCCGGCGCCGCCTGACAACGCCCCCTCAGTCCTGCGCGTACTCGCTCATCGGCACGCACGAGCAGAACAGGTTGCGGTCGCCGTACACATTGTCGGCACGGCCGACCGGCGGCCAGTACTTCTGCGTGCGCAGCGACGCCACCGGGTAGGCGGCTTCCTCGCGCGTGTACGCGTGCGTCCATTCGTTCGCGGTAATCACGGCCGCGGTGTGCGGTGCGTGGCGGAGCGGGTTGTCCTCGCGGTCGAACGAGCCGTCG contains:
- a CDS encoding DUF421 domain-containing protein encodes the protein MWHLEAPWWEFVLRGLIVYGALLILMRLCGKRQTGQLTPFDLVLLLIISNAVQNAMNAGDNSVAAGLILALTLFGADAALGYFTWRNRRIESLVDGKPQILIHDGKISDAVMRRERISSHELQKILRRAGCERLEQVRFAILETDGTVSVMRHEESPSNERKLDALWRDPGTSQ